A region of Streptomyces paludis DNA encodes the following proteins:
- the npdG gene encoding NADPH-dependent F420 reductase, with amino-acid sequence MTSTDSGSTPTAPDAAAATAPDAAAATAPDAAADAAPAAAPAKAPAKDPWDLPDVSGLVVGVLGGTGDQGRGLAYRLALAGQKVIIGSRAAERAETAATELGNGIEGADNAECARRSDVIIVAVPWDGHAKTLESLRAELAGKLVIDCVNPLGFDKKGAYALKPEEGSAAEQAALLLPDSRVTAAFHHLSAVLLQDPSVERIDTDVLVLGEARADTDLVQALASRIPGMRGIFAGRLRNAHQVESLVANLISVNRRYKAHAGLRVTDV; translated from the coding sequence ATGACTTCAACGGACAGCGGCAGCACGCCCACAGCACCGGACGCGGCAGCGGCGACGGCACCGGACGCGGCAGCGGCGACGGCACCGGACGCGGCAGCGGATGCGGCACCTGCGGCGGCGCCTGCCAAGGCGCCCGCCAAGGACCCCTGGGATCTCCCGGACGTATCGGGCCTGGTCGTCGGCGTACTCGGCGGAACGGGCGACCAGGGGCGTGGCCTCGCGTACCGGCTGGCTCTCGCCGGACAGAAAGTGATCATCGGCTCCCGGGCGGCCGAGCGCGCCGAAACGGCCGCGACGGAGCTGGGCAACGGGATCGAGGGCGCCGACAACGCGGAGTGCGCGCGCCGCAGCGACGTGATCATCGTGGCCGTACCGTGGGACGGCCACGCCAAGACCCTGGAGTCCCTGCGGGCGGAGCTGGCGGGCAAGCTCGTCATCGACTGCGTCAACCCGCTCGGCTTCGACAAGAAGGGCGCGTACGCCCTGAAGCCCGAGGAGGGCAGCGCCGCCGAGCAGGCGGCCCTGCTGCTGCCGGACTCCCGGGTGACGGCGGCGTTCCACCACCTGTCGGCGGTCCTGCTCCAGGACCCGTCGGTCGAGCGGATCGACACCGATGTACTGGTCCTGGGCGAGGCCCGCGCCGACACGGACCTCGTACAGGCGCTGGCGTCCCGGATCCCGGGCATGCGCGGCATCTTCGCGGGCCGACTGCGCAACGCCCACCAGGTCGAGTCGCTGGTCGCCAACCTGATCTCGGTGAACCGCCGCTACAAGGCCCACGCGGGCTTGCGGGTCACGGACGTGTAG